One window from the genome of Papilio machaon chromosome 6, ilPapMach1.1, whole genome shotgun sequence encodes:
- the LOC106714734 gene encoding fibrillin-2, which yields MVKFLLCIIAYILLGTRAENVSCGDNEVMNNCPALKCEYCPTSDAEARACLNDTQDVCSPAKCTCRNNYRRLQNGTCVPTRECPFFKCPGANEEFDACPVCPSDNCTKATADGTCHFVGRIGIVLQCRPSCRCKKNYWRDGDLCVPYEKCPNIKKAANCTRPNESLQCIRSCPPLATCDNRNKTYHCLINTSAPCNYQCACDKGFYRNTDGFCVTNNLCDKKCNDPNAEYKPDKKKCPSDLCSSIVSRIACNPNEQGQPGCVCKSGFLRLNENSTCIPANQCPELVNAPGNCTGPYESLKCVKSCPRPRTCIGRFLRYKCLNTSEACKNECVCDDGYYRNPDGFCVTSDLCDKKCTGPNEEYKADKKSCPPEICRSIVARYKCDSKDKGQPSCACKPGFLRLTLNSTCIPIKQCPELQGSPDYNKPKCTLPNESLKCVKSCPPPKSCKNRGVLFNCYQNKTEICQDKCICDDGFYRNEDGFCVTSDLCDKKCTGPNEVYKPDKKQCPPQTCQSKLALFKCDPEEKGQPGCVCNPGYLRANVNSTCILSEHCSQSPNSTDSNPLNCSLPNESSQCIGSCPPLNTCGNRNKTYHCLINASAPCKQQCACNKGFYRNSNGFCVTSELCDRKCSGPHEVFTTDKKECNPDICSSIVSRYACYPNVKGVPGCVCESGYLRLSLNSTCIPINQCPELANSPDYNNNCTKPNESLRCVKSCPRPRTCIGRYLRYKCPNVTGEVCENKCVCNDGYYRNSDGYCVTSNLCDKKCTGPNEEYKANKKSCPSEICKSLDIDDECNPEEEGQPGCSCKEGYLRKDLNSTCMPLEQCPEFEDYLDYTPRKGCLVPDSEQEYESYPVEAEVEYWRFVEVPSKDQVGVDDKPDN from the exons AtggttaagtttttattatgtataattgCTTACATACTCCTCGGAACTAGAGCAG agAATGTGAGTTGCGGCGACAATGAAGTGATGAATAATTGTCCTGCTTTGAAATGCGAGTATTGTCCCACGTCCGATGCAGAAGCTCGAGCATGTCTAAATGATACGCAGGATGTCTGTTCACCAGCCAAGTGCACCTGTAGGAATAACTACAGGCGTCTGCAGAACGGAACCTGCGTACCTACAAGAGAATGTC CTTTTTTCAAATGCCCTGGAGCCAATGAAGAGTTCGACGCATGTCCTGTATGCCCCAGTGATAACTGTACTAAGGCCACAGCCGACGGTACTTGTCATTTTGTTGGCCGCATCGGAATAGTACTGCAGTGTCGGCCATCTTGCAGATGCAAGAAGAACTATTGGAGAGACGGAGATCTTTGTGTACCGTATGAAAAATGCCCAAACATTAAGA AAGCTGCTAATTGCACTCGTCCCAACGAAAGTCTGCAGTGCATCAGATCATGTCCACCGTTGGCGACTTGTGACAATCGCAACAAGACTTACCATTGTCTCATTAATACATCTGCACCTTGTAACTATCAATGTGCTTGCGACAAAGGATTCTATAGGAACACTGACGGATTTTGCGTCACCAATAATTTATGTG ATAAGAAATGCAATGACCCGAACGCGGAGTATAAACCGGACAAAAAGAAATGTCCATCGGATTTATGTAGTTCCATTGTATCAAGAATCGCGTGCAATCCAAACGAGCAAGGGCAGCCAGGGTGCGTCTGCAAGTCGGGCTTCTTGCGACTGAATGAAAACTCAACCTGCATTCCGGCGAACCAATGCCCAGAACTGGTTAATGCACCTG gTAATTGCACGGGACCTTACGAGAGTCTCAAATGTGTAAAATCGTGCCCTCGACCTAGGACTTGTATAGGTCGTTTCTTAcgttacaaatgtttaaatacttCTGAGGCTTGTAAGAATGAGTGCGTATGCGATGACGGATACTACAGAAATCCGGATGGATTTTGTGTGACTAGTGATTTATGTG ATAAGAAATGTACCGGTCCTAACGAGGAATACAAAGCAGACAAAAAGTCGTGTCCGCCTGAGATATGTCGGTCTATTGTAGCGAGGTACAAATGTGATTCAAAAGACAAAGGCCAGCCGAGCTGTGCGTGCAAGCCGGGATTTTTGAGATTGACCCTGAATTCAACTTGTATCCCAATAAAACAATGTCCAGAATTACAGGGTTCGCCTGATTATA ATAAACCTAAATGCACTTTACCGAACGAGAGCCTAAAATGTGTGAAGTCTTGTCCTCCGCCGAAATCGTGTAAGAACCGTGGCGTATTGTTCAATTGTTACCAAAACAAGACCGAGATCTGCCAAGACAAATGTATCTGTGACGATGGATTTTACAGAAATGAAGATGGATTCTGTGTAACGAGCGATCTCTGTG ACAAGAAGTGTACCGGACCAAACGAAGTATATAAGCCAGATAAAAAGCAATGTCCTCCCCAGACTTGCCAATCTAAACTAGCTCTATTTAAATGTGACCCTGAAGAGAAAGGTCAACCGGGTTGCGTCTGCAATCCTGGCTATTTACGAGCAAATGTTAACTCGACTTGTATACTGTCGGAACATTGCTCACAGTCGCCGAACTCCACTGATT cAAATCCCTTGAATTGTTCTCTTCCTAATGAAAGTTCGCAGTGTATTGGATCATGCCCACCTTTGAATACCTGTGGCAACCGAAATAAAACTTACCACTGCCTTATCAATGCATCCGCGCCTTGTAAACAACAGTGTGCGTGCAACAAAGGATTCTATAGAAATTCCAATGGTTTTTGTGTCACCAGTGAATTATGTG ataggAAGTGCTCTGGTCCTCATGAAGTCTTTACAACTGATAAAAAGGAATGTAATCCTGATATATGCAGCTCTATTGTGTCTAGATATGCATGCTATCCTAATGTCAAAGGTGTTCCCGGGTGCGTTTGTGAGTCAGGCTATTTAAGATTGTCATTAAATTCGACCTGCATTCCAATAAATCAATGTCCCGAACTTGCTAATTCACCTGATTATA ATAATAATTGCACCAAGCCTAATGAAAGTCTAAGATGTGTCAAATCTTGCCCGCGGCCGAGGACATGTATAGGCCGTTACTTACGTTACAAATGTCCGAACGTTACTGGAGAGGTTTGCGAGAACAAATGCGTATGCAACGATGGATACTACAGAAACTCTGACGGCTATTGCGTTACGAGCAATTTGTgcg ataaaaaatgtacCGGCCCTAACGAAGAGtacaaagcaaataaaaagTCATGTCCTTCCGAAATTTGTAAGTCGCTCGATATAGACGACGAATGTAACCCTGAAGAGGAGGGCCAGCCGGGATGCTCGTGTAAAGAAGGATACCTCAGAAAAGATCTGAATTCGACTTGCATGCCTCTAGAACAATGTCCAGAATTCGAAGACTATCTCGATTATACTCCCA GAAAGGGATGCCTCGTACCAGATTCGGAGCAAGAATATGAGAGTTATCCTGTCGAAGCAGAAGTAGAATATTGGCGGTTTGTAGAAGTGCCATCGAAGGATCAGGTAGGCGTTGATGATAAACCTGATAACTAA
- the LOC123721100 gene encoding inducible metalloproteinase inhibitor protein-like, which yields MNPTPCADRVCPRSLKALRQACVSPSNVKLPPKCVCRFNYSRDRRGRCIPTHSCPPIACGHNEIFDACPPQCPSDDCSQATPSGRCPIVGRIGIVTQCKPQCRCAYHHWRKNNVCVPYEQCNS from the exons ATGAACCCGACACCATGCGCCGACCGCGTCTGTCCTCGAAGTTTGAAGGCGCTGCGTCAGGCTTGCGTTAGTCCTAGCAACGTCAAACTTCCCCCAAAGTGCGTTTGCAGATTCAACTACAGCCGTGACCGACGGGGGAGGTGCATTCCCACACATTCTTGCC CTCCCATTGCATGCGGGCATAATGAGATATTCGACGCGTGTCCGCCGCAATGCCCCAGTGACGACTGCAGCCAAGCAACGCCATCAGGCCGATGCCCAATAGTGGGCCGCATCGGCATCGTGACGCAGTGCAAGCCCCAGTGTCGTTGCGCTTACCACCACTGGCGTAAAAACAACGTTTGCGTTCCTTACGAACAATGCAATAGTTAG